In Leptospira stimsonii, one genomic interval encodes:
- a CDS encoding nuclear transport factor 2 family protein: MKLTKRIVFFIGALIVACGNENADKLQIQSAVETVFKSADQRDWEKLKSVFAEKIYLDYTSLAGGQPAEISANKVIDSWKNFLPGFYSTHHQVGNFQVEKKGNEAIVKFSGIALHYLPVETGGSEWVVTGTYEFKLRKTENRNWTIHSMKFNLEHQSGNRNLGSSAIENVKNRKKYPSHPVSVESEQIVSKFFRSLENKNIPEFLTVWSQAGVQRMPLSPSNFPKELVGISMIKNQYSGLPDNFNSMKFPYKIFPTEKENKVIVSYSGTISLKAGGEYNNNYVGIFEWKNGKIEKFTEYFDPEILEKAFGKKLQESFSVESGTRKVEFPSQGLKLVGKIHLPVDFDERKKYVGVIVTGSWTTVKEQMSDLYARKLAEEGFVALTFDFRNYGESEGEPRNYEKPELKIQDIKNAAQYMQTLSYINSVNGLAICASSGYVGEALARGLKLRRVAFVAPWLHDKELTELVYGGAEGIKKLKEQSDRAEKLYKQSNKVEYVPSVSATDPTAAMFGPFDYYLNEKRGKIREWGNQFAVMAWRDWLEFDPIPDAKKIKTPILLIHSKEAAIPKGAERFYKNLSGEKEIVWVEKATQFDFYDQEPYTTNAVKKVKEWFLK, translated from the coding sequence ATGAAACTTACCAAACGAATCGTTTTTTTTATAGGCGCGTTGATCGTTGCTTGCGGAAATGAAAATGCGGACAAGCTCCAAATTCAATCAGCGGTAGAAACCGTTTTCAAGAGCGCCGATCAAAGAGATTGGGAAAAACTCAAATCCGTATTCGCGGAAAAAATTTATCTTGATTACACTTCGCTCGCCGGCGGTCAGCCCGCGGAAATCAGCGCGAACAAAGTGATCGACTCTTGGAAAAACTTTCTTCCGGGATTCTATAGCACACATCATCAAGTCGGGAACTTCCAAGTAGAAAAAAAAGGGAATGAAGCGATCGTCAAATTTTCCGGGATTGCATTACACTATCTTCCCGTGGAAACGGGCGGATCGGAATGGGTCGTTACCGGAACTTATGAATTCAAATTGAGGAAAACGGAAAATCGAAATTGGACGATTCATTCCATGAAATTCAATTTGGAACACCAAAGTGGGAATCGGAATCTCGGATCATCTGCGATAGAAAACGTAAAGAATCGTAAAAAATACCCTTCTCACCCAGTCTCAGTCGAGTCTGAACAGATTGTATCAAAGTTTTTTCGTTCATTAGAAAATAAAAATATTCCGGAATTCTTAACTGTTTGGAGTCAAGCCGGAGTCCAAAGAATGCCACTTTCCCCGTCTAACTTTCCGAAAGAACTCGTCGGAATTTCGATGATCAAAAATCAATACTCTGGTCTTCCGGATAATTTTAATTCGATGAAATTCCCTTATAAAATATTCCCCACCGAAAAAGAAAACAAGGTGATCGTTTCCTATTCCGGAACGATATCTTTGAAAGCCGGCGGAGAATACAATAACAACTACGTCGGAATATTCGAGTGGAAGAATGGAAAAATCGAGAAATTCACGGAATATTTCGATCCGGAGATCTTAGAGAAAGCGTTCGGAAAAAAATTACAAGAAAGCTTCTCTGTGGAAAGCGGAACTCGTAAGGTAGAATTTCCGAGCCAAGGATTGAAACTTGTTGGAAAAATTCATCTGCCGGTCGATTTCGATGAAAGAAAAAAATACGTTGGAGTGATCGTAACCGGAAGTTGGACGACAGTAAAGGAACAAATGTCCGATTTGTATGCTCGCAAACTTGCCGAAGAAGGATTTGTCGCGCTTACGTTTGATTTTAGAAATTACGGAGAAAGTGAGGGAGAACCGCGGAATTATGAAAAGCCAGAGCTAAAAATACAAGATATAAAAAATGCCGCTCAGTATATGCAAACGTTATCATATATCAATTCTGTGAACGGATTGGCAATCTGTGCGAGTTCCGGATATGTAGGCGAGGCGTTGGCGAGAGGATTAAAACTGAGGAGAGTTGCATTTGTAGCGCCTTGGCTTCACGATAAGGAGCTGACCGAACTCGTCTACGGAGGTGCGGAAGGCATCAAAAAATTAAAGGAACAAAGCGACCGAGCGGAAAAATTGTACAAACAATCCAACAAAGTAGAATACGTTCCCTCCGTAAGCGCAACGGATCCAACCGCGGCGATGTTCGGTCCGTTCGATTACTATCTCAACGAAAAGAGGGGAAAAATTCGAGAATGGGGAAACCAATTTGCCGTAATGGCTTGGAGAGATTGGTTGGAGTTTGATCCGATTCCGGATGCAAAAAAAATCAAAACTCCGATTCTTTTGATTCATAGTAAGGAAGCCGCGATTCCGAAAGGAGCCGAACGTTTTTACAAGAATTTAAGCGGCGAAAAAGAAATCGTCTGGGTAGAAAAAGCGACACAATTCGACTTTTACGATCAAGAGCCTTATACGACGAACGCAGTCAAAAAAGTCAAGGAATGGTTTTTAAAATAA
- a CDS encoding GNAT family N-acetyltransferase, producing the protein MKFESERLILREWEERDRIPFAEMCSDPLVMKYFPSILTREESDRIIAKVENHFQKFGYGLWVLETKRNREFIGFTGFMNVGFSSFFTPAVEIGWRLHSSFWNYGYATEAANACLRYGFSTLKLPEIVSFTSVLNEKSRSVMERIGLKEIGFFSHPNLPKDHILCKHVLYKISGSEWPDIERKSTRRPDFG; encoded by the coding sequence ATGAAATTCGAGTCGGAACGGTTGATTTTGAGGGAATGGGAGGAAAGAGATCGTATTCCATTTGCGGAAATGTGTTCCGATCCGCTTGTGATGAAATACTTTCCTTCGATTCTTACGAGGGAAGAATCCGACCGAATCATCGCGAAAGTTGAAAATCACTTTCAAAAGTTCGGATATGGACTTTGGGTTTTAGAAACAAAGCGGAATCGAGAATTTATCGGTTTTACCGGTTTTATGAACGTCGGTTTTTCTTCCTTTTTTACACCCGCTGTCGAGATCGGCTGGAGATTGCATTCTTCCTTTTGGAACTATGGTTATGCGACGGAAGCCGCCAACGCCTGTCTTCGATACGGATTTTCTACGCTGAAACTACCGGAAATCGTTTCTTTTACCTCCGTCCTCAATGAAAAGTCCCGTTCCGTCATGGAACGCATTGGTTTGAAGGAGATCGGATTCTTCTCTCACCCAAATCTTCCGAAAGACCACATTCTCTGCAAACACGTCCTCTACAAAATCTCCGGATCGGAATGGCCAGATATCGAACGGAAATCGACGAGACGTCCTGACTTTGGGTAA
- a CDS encoding RNA recognition motif domain-containing protein encodes MSVNIYVGNLSYDITEGKLNELFGAHGAVNSVKIITDQYSGKSKGFAFVEMPNKDEADKAIKDLDGKNVLARNLKVNVAKPKNDRF; translated from the coding sequence ATGTCTGTTAACATTTATGTAGGAAACCTGTCTTACGACATCACTGAAGGAAAGTTAAACGAACTTTTCGGAGCACACGGAGCAGTTAATTCTGTTAAGATCATAACCGATCAGTATTCCGGAAAATCAAAAGGTTTCGCTTTCGTTGAAATGCCGAATAAAGACGAAGCTGACAAAGCTATCAAAGATCTGGACGGAAAAAACGTTCTTGCACGTAACTTAAAAGTAAACGTTGCAAAACCGAAAAACGACAGATTCTAA
- a CDS encoding esterase/lipase family protein → MNDHLAYVSDNRSVRNPILQYLAEIWYTILYLWHAILGIFTELEDSPEGEKRPVVLVSGFLGRTLSWESMRKHLRENGHPVYVVPLGFQVGNIRRKSQILEDYLVQKDIKDCYIVGHSMGGLIASGLTYKGRDRVKKIFISGTPVHGTYLAYIAPIFISAWQMMPGSKFLQEAVEIFGKLPNVQSVFSKKDQIVIPSENSRLGHFDDVELPELGHLNLFMGPLGIECLFDLITAEENKDPKPIQKKAEVVKSETESRRTVSGKKVESTSNRKSVSKTKKASPKKSIAKKKSPVKKKKK, encoded by the coding sequence ATGAATGATCATCTCGCTTACGTATCCGACAATCGCTCCGTCCGCAATCCTATTCTTCAATACTTAGCCGAGATATGGTATACGATTCTCTATCTTTGGCACGCTATCTTAGGAATTTTTACCGAATTAGAAGATTCTCCGGAAGGAGAAAAACGCCCCGTCGTCTTGGTTTCCGGATTCTTAGGAAGAACTCTTTCTTGGGAATCGATGCGTAAACATCTACGAGAGAATGGACATCCCGTGTATGTAGTACCTCTCGGATTTCAGGTGGGAAATATTCGAAGAAAGAGCCAGATCTTAGAGGACTACTTGGTTCAAAAAGATATTAAGGATTGTTATATCGTAGGTCATTCGATGGGAGGTTTGATCGCTTCCGGTCTTACTTATAAAGGAAGAGATCGAGTGAAAAAAATCTTCATCTCCGGAACGCCTGTTCACGGAACGTATCTCGCTTATATCGCTCCGATCTTTATCAGCGCCTGGCAGATGATGCCCGGTTCTAAGTTCCTTCAAGAAGCGGTGGAAATTTTTGGAAAACTACCTAACGTGCAATCCGTATTTTCGAAAAAAGATCAGATTGTGATCCCTTCCGAAAATTCAAGGCTTGGGCATTTCGACGACGTGGAACTTCCGGAGCTGGGACATCTCAATCTTTTCATGGGTCCCTTGGGTATTGAATGTCTTTTTGATCTTATCACGGCCGAAGAGAATAAGGATCCAAAACCGATTCAAAAGAAAGCGGAAGTAGTGAAGTCCGAAACGGAAAGTCGTCGTACTGTTTCCGGTAAAAAAGTTGAATCGACTTCGAATCGGAAATCCGTTTCGAAGACGAAGAAGGCGTCGCCTAAAAAGTCGATCGCCAAAAAGAAATCTCCGGTTAAGAAAAAGAAGAAATAG
- a CDS encoding fatty acid desaturase, with protein sequence MEVKNNSSSNPRETLGAVRETLSDATFDNPAYKGIGYFFRDLFFFGLVVVLLWNVNTWYLLPFLWFFAGMTIAALFVVGHDCAHEALFKNKYLRYWIGQIAMLPSLHAYNQWAYGHNRIHHGHTIKRGGDFVWHPATAEEYSKFGIFKKMMHRFFWSAWGGGFYYMIEVWLKGMVLFTAPMKEAGRDKWIMLSFAFLSSGLVFYFGGSATEGVFDAGAGFWMFTKVCLVPFIAWNYFMGITVYVHHIHSEIPWKTKDEWTPYYGQMKGTINYHINPIMNFFFHNIFIHMPHHVHMKIPFYNLNRALEEIKAVYGENVQERDTIFGDYFKSTSRCKVIDSETGKWMTYKEARNSIENEELEVSPA encoded by the coding sequence ATGGAAGTGAAAAATAACTCTTCATCCAACCCGAGAGAAACTCTCGGAGCCGTTCGAGAAACTCTCTCGGATGCGACCTTTGACAATCCTGCCTACAAAGGGATTGGCTACTTCTTCAGAGATTTGTTTTTTTTCGGGCTCGTCGTAGTCCTTCTCTGGAATGTGAATACCTGGTATCTTCTTCCGTTTCTATGGTTTTTTGCGGGTATGACGATCGCCGCGTTGTTTGTAGTCGGGCATGACTGCGCGCACGAAGCACTTTTTAAGAATAAATATCTTCGTTATTGGATCGGTCAGATCGCGATGTTGCCGTCTTTACACGCTTACAATCAGTGGGCCTACGGTCACAATAGAATCCATCACGGACACACGATCAAAAGAGGCGGGGATTTCGTATGGCACCCTGCCACTGCGGAAGAATATTCTAAATTTGGAATATTCAAAAAAATGATGCATCGATTTTTCTGGTCGGCTTGGGGAGGCGGTTTTTACTACATGATCGAAGTGTGGTTAAAGGGAATGGTCCTTTTTACGGCGCCGATGAAAGAAGCCGGAAGAGATAAATGGATCATGCTTTCTTTCGCTTTTCTTTCTTCCGGTTTGGTGTTTTATTTCGGTGGATCGGCGACGGAAGGCGTTTTTGACGCCGGAGCCGGATTTTGGATGTTTACAAAGGTTTGTTTGGTTCCTTTTATCGCTTGGAACTATTTTATGGGAATCACCGTCTATGTGCATCACATTCATTCCGAAATTCCTTGGAAGACGAAGGACGAATGGACTCCTTATTACGGACAAATGAAAGGAACGATCAATTATCATATCAATCCGATCATGAACTTCTTCTTTCACAATATTTTCATTCACATGCCGCACCACGTTCATATGAAAATTCCTTTTTACAATCTTAATCGCGCCCTGGAAGAAATCAAGGCGGTCTATGGGGAGAATGTTCAGGAAAGAGATACGATCTTCGGTGATTATTTCAAATCGACTTCTCGCTGTAAGGTGATCGATTCGGAAACTGGAAAGTGGATGACTTACAAGGAAGCTCGCAATTCTATAGAAAACGAGGAATTGGAAGTAAGTCCCGCATAA
- a CDS encoding leucine-rich repeat domain-containing protein has protein sequence MKKYLTYQDEGSHKFWSIEVSGNTFTVTFGKIGSAGQSSIKAFHNETECLKEAEKVFREKLKKGYVEAEFTDQKSTTESIQKLLSDSFYRFLKVKVKDFEESKYAKVFQKINWEKEAGKVLQSVRSYWGKLTEKKGKPIGIFDIRWDDAGTQYSIEFDYDTESNDPKNAMEEGCVENEPVIDFSDLIRNDLKEEPEDIWGTMGEDYTVMQDILCRMSTEIVLLTLKEDSFQQIAKQTPYYLMFAYFHDDQDSNVIFDSSGKIRNLLYPELEKKNIDLSKFYKPESKSMYVDDRSLEEIPDGIGDYQDLETLSLYTKAAKLPNTIESLRNLRKLSICSKKTTEFPIEICKLTNLEYLYVYTEKIKKLPEEIANLVNLNHLDLSGNKLKDLPRGFSKLSILEKLNLAENQFEKIPTPLYGMNSIEELDIRNNPLLNLEGISQLAGLKIIRMYSIRIQELTSEIGQLKNCMYFTLTEAEVAEIPKEIGDMESMYSLEISKSKIRSLPDTIGKLKNCKSLDLRNNQILSLPDSIGALESLEQLSVDYNQLTDLPESIYQLKKLKEISLWGNQFPSEQKAKIVSRLKENIPEIQIRIEK, from the coding sequence ATGAAAAAATACTTAACCTACCAAGACGAAGGTTCTCATAAATTTTGGAGTATCGAAGTTTCCGGAAATACGTTTACCGTTACTTTTGGAAAAATCGGCTCCGCCGGTCAGAGTTCCATCAAAGCATTTCACAATGAAACGGAATGTTTAAAAGAAGCCGAAAAGGTATTCCGCGAAAAGTTGAAAAAAGGATATGTCGAAGCCGAATTTACGGATCAAAAATCGACAACGGAGTCCATTCAAAAATTATTAAGCGATTCATTCTATCGATTCTTGAAGGTGAAAGTTAAAGATTTCGAAGAGTCAAAATACGCGAAAGTCTTTCAGAAAATCAACTGGGAAAAAGAAGCGGGCAAAGTGTTGCAATCCGTACGTTCTTATTGGGGAAAGCTAACGGAAAAAAAGGGAAAGCCAATCGGTATTTTCGATATCCGATGGGATGACGCCGGAACGCAATATTCGATCGAATTCGATTACGACACGGAAAGTAACGATCCCAAGAACGCGATGGAAGAAGGTTGTGTGGAAAACGAACCGGTGATTGACTTTTCGGATCTGATTCGAAACGATTTAAAAGAAGAACCCGAAGATATTTGGGGAACGATGGGCGAGGATTATACGGTAATGCAAGATATTCTTTGCAGAATGTCGACGGAAATCGTTTTACTCACTTTGAAAGAGGATTCATTTCAACAGATAGCAAAACAAACTCCGTATTACCTTATGTTCGCTTATTTTCACGACGATCAGGATTCGAACGTAATCTTTGATAGCTCCGGTAAAATTCGGAATTTACTCTATCCGGAACTTGAAAAGAAAAACATCGATTTGAGTAAATTTTATAAACCGGAATCTAAATCCATGTACGTAGACGATCGAAGTCTCGAAGAAATCCCGGACGGGATCGGAGATTATCAAGATCTGGAAACATTGTCGTTGTATACGAAGGCGGCAAAATTGCCGAATACGATCGAGTCTCTCCGAAATCTCAGGAAATTATCGATTTGCTCCAAGAAAACGACCGAGTTTCCGATTGAAATATGCAAATTAACTAATTTAGAATATCTTTATGTTTATACGGAAAAAATAAAAAAGCTTCCCGAGGAAATTGCCAATCTTGTGAATCTGAATCATTTGGATCTTTCCGGAAATAAACTCAAAGATCTTCCGAGAGGTTTTTCCAAATTGTCTATATTGGAAAAATTGAATCTTGCTGAAAATCAATTCGAAAAAATACCGACCCCTTTATACGGAATGAATTCCATCGAAGAATTGGATATTCGCAATAATCCTTTGTTGAATTTAGAGGGAATCAGCCAGCTTGCGGGTTTGAAAATCATCCGTATGTATTCGATCAGAATTCAAGAGTTAACATCCGAAATCGGTCAACTCAAGAACTGCATGTATTTCACTTTGACGGAAGCGGAAGTCGCGGAAATTCCGAAGGAAATCGGAGATATGGAATCCATGTACAGTCTTGAAATCTCCAAATCAAAAATCCGTTCCTTGCCGGATACTATCGGAAAACTCAAAAATTGTAAGTCGCTCGATCTCCGTAACAATCAAATCTTGTCCTTACCTGATTCGATCGGCGCTTTAGAAAGTTTAGAGCAATTATCGGTTGACTACAATCAATTGACCGACTTGCCTGAAAGTATTTATCAACTTAAAAAACTGAAAGAAATCAGTTTGTGGGGGAATCAGTTTCCATCGGAGCAAAAGGCGAAGATCGTTTCCCGTCTCAAGGAAAATATTCCTGAAATCCAGATCCGTATCGAAAAATGA
- a CDS encoding thioesterase family protein translates to MIRDEIQLVTRISDLDTQRHVTSRTYENFCLEGRFRALEKNGFSLREILSQGIAIHPLESQIRFLAQQMEGADLKTETKAFPLKDGKIFWDQKVYSDSGTPAAEIKTLTVSEKEGRTIDLLPGEKSDISGFDQFPQIPDFKGTCKTVDTELITLYSERNIFGEYNPAYLWRIVEDSRWFFSTQTGLTLDRFVEMDTTMFFMGGVFRFFHPVPAGRKVRVSTWIHSFEKIRSYMRHEVTDVETGLRYFAVQDEQLVVSVSKSRPKKAPEEFQNLVREYVENYEYSQK, encoded by the coding sequence ATGATCAGAGATGAAATTCAACTCGTGACTCGTATTTCCGACCTGGACACGCAGAGACACGTGACCAGTAGAACTTATGAGAATTTCTGCCTGGAAGGCAGATTTCGTGCCCTGGAAAAAAACGGTTTTTCTTTGAGGGAGATTTTGTCTCAAGGGATTGCGATCCATCCTCTCGAATCTCAGATTCGATTCCTTGCTCAGCAAATGGAAGGAGCCGATCTCAAAACGGAAACGAAAGCATTTCCTCTTAAAGATGGTAAGATCTTCTGGGATCAAAAAGTGTATTCGGATTCCGGAACTCCGGCCGCGGAGATAAAAACCCTTACCGTTTCGGAAAAAGAAGGAAGAACGATCGATCTTCTTCCCGGCGAAAAATCGGACATTTCCGGTTTTGATCAGTTTCCACAGATTCCTGATTTTAAAGGGACTTGCAAAACGGTGGATACGGAATTGATCACTCTCTATAGCGAGAGAAATATTTTCGGGGAATACAACCCTGCGTATCTTTGGAGAATCGTAGAGGATTCTCGATGGTTTTTTTCCACACAAACCGGTCTGACCTTGGATCGTTTTGTGGAAATGGATACGACGATGTTTTTTATGGGAGGAGTTTTTCGATTCTTCCACCCCGTCCCCGCGGGAAGAAAAGTGCGGGTGAGCACCTGGATCCATTCATTTGAAAAGATCCGGAGTTATATGAGGCACGAAGTTACGGATGTAGAAACCGGTTTGCGTTATTTCGCGGTGCAGGACGAACAATTGGTCGTCTCCGTTTCGAAATCGAGACCGAAAAAAGCACCCGAAGAATTTCAAAACCTCGTGAGAGAGTATGTTGAGAATTATGAATATTCTCAAAAATGA
- a CDS encoding thiolase family protein, whose translation MKLAKPLAICTPRRTPFAQIAKALGPYPGHHLGKIVAEDILAKSKLKPSQIDGVVVGEGFSNAPNSARVIANLVGMRDEIACITVANNCVSGMEAVAEAARRIVLGEGEVFLAIGEESQTSMPFIVKNARLNKKAGSLDKLKKLLPDNLPEGVELRDTLEDGLGDGETSYGMQVTAEIVAQNYGLSREIQDKLAFESFKRALEASKAGKYAPYIIPMKDEDGNELAIDEAVGLREGLVENPTRMGRAMLMFDNPGMKFEEFKTKYAKDLKKSHGPTVSIFNASPRSDGAAGVIITTVEKAKELGLTIEAVVSGWSMKGVHPNNMGIGQAAATEALLADVGLKIQDVDYVEIHEAFAATAVGALEQIKMDTGWDWEKSFDAKKINPNGGSIAIGHPFGATGIRLIANAIMDLKEDPSANKVVITACAHGGIAGSMLIERYKG comes from the coding sequence ATGAAATTAGCAAAGCCATTGGCTATTTGTACACCAAGAAGAACTCCTTTTGCTCAGATCGCGAAAGCGCTCGGACCATATCCAGGACACCACCTGGGTAAAATTGTCGCAGAGGATATTCTCGCTAAAAGCAAACTGAAACCGTCTCAAATCGACGGAGTTGTCGTTGGAGAAGGATTCAGCAACGCGCCGAACTCAGCAAGAGTGATTGCAAACCTCGTCGGAATGAGAGACGAGATCGCTTGTATCACAGTTGCAAACAACTGCGTTTCCGGGATGGAAGCGGTTGCGGAAGCGGCTCGAAGAATCGTTTTAGGTGAAGGCGAAGTGTTCCTCGCGATCGGAGAAGAATCTCAAACTTCCATGCCTTTTATCGTTAAGAACGCTCGTTTAAACAAAAAAGCGGGATCTCTGGATAAGTTGAAAAAACTTCTTCCGGACAATCTTCCCGAAGGTGTGGAACTGAGAGATACTCTGGAAGACGGACTCGGGGACGGGGAAACTTCTTACGGTATGCAAGTTACCGCAGAGATCGTAGCGCAAAACTACGGACTTTCTCGTGAAATCCAAGATAAACTCGCCTTCGAATCTTTCAAAAGAGCATTAGAAGCTTCTAAAGCTGGAAAATACGCTCCTTATATCATTCCTATGAAAGACGAAGACGGAAACGAACTCGCGATCGACGAAGCGGTCGGACTCCGTGAAGGTTTAGTGGAAAACCCAACTCGTATGGGACGCGCGATGCTGATGTTTGATAACCCTGGAATGAAATTCGAAGAATTCAAAACGAAGTATGCAAAAGATTTAAAAAAATCCCACGGCCCTACCGTCTCTATCTTCAACGCAAGTCCTCGTTCCGATGGAGCGGCGGGTGTGATCATTACTACCGTTGAAAAAGCAAAAGAACTCGGTCTTACAATCGAAGCGGTTGTTTCCGGTTGGAGCATGAAAGGAGTTCATCCAAACAACATGGGAATCGGACAAGCGGCGGCGACCGAAGCACTTCTCGCTGACGTAGGCCTGAAGATCCAAGACGTCGACTACGTAGAAATCCACGAAGCGTTCGCGGCTACCGCTGTGGGAGCTCTGGAACAAATCAAAATGGACACCGGTTGGGATTGGGAAAAATCTTTCGACGCTAAGAAGATCAACCCGAACGGAGGATCCATCGCGATCGGTCACCCATTTGGCGCAACCGGAATTCGTTTGATTGCGAACGCGATCATGGATTTAAAAGAAGATCCTTCAGCGAACAAAGTCGTGATTACTGCGTGTGCTCACGGTGGAATTGCTGGATCCATGTTGATCGAAAGATACAAAGGTTGA
- the msrB gene encoding peptide-methionine (R)-S-oxide reductase MsrB: protein MKYEVNKSEEEWKKELTPEQYKILRQKGTEMAFTGALYKNHEKGTYLCAACGAALFSSETKYESGSGWPSFYQPAKEEAVEKETDSSHGMTRTEVVCARCGGHLGHVFPDGPRPTGLRYCINSASLKFKKE, encoded by the coding sequence ATGAAATACGAAGTGAACAAATCGGAAGAAGAATGGAAAAAAGAACTCACTCCTGAACAATATAAAATCTTAAGACAGAAGGGGACCGAGATGGCGTTCACCGGCGCCCTCTATAAGAATCACGAAAAAGGAACCTATCTTTGCGCCGCTTGCGGAGCCGCGCTCTTTTCGTCGGAAACAAAATATGAATCCGGATCGGGTTGGCCTTCTTTCTATCAGCCGGCAAAAGAAGAAGCCGTTGAAAAGGAAACCGACTCTAGTCATGGGATGACCAGAACGGAAGTGGTTTGTGCAAGATGTGGTGGGCATTTGGGACATGTATTTCCTGACGGACCAAGACCGACCGGACTTAGGTATTGTATCAATTCTGCATCTTTGAAGTTTAAGAAAGAATAA
- a CDS encoding helix-turn-helix domain-containing protein: MKTNLKFLDADTGFQSDCGDSLVIQESSESLGWDGIVLEIGSSPEFYPVNIYTPYFYFALDTGGLRWKTRKNGVDLDLHTEVGQIWMNPPYVPFTHSIKEECHFTILAIEEDRLLNATRVLSERDKKSLVFLNTYNVEDNVLKHFIELFVLEMRAKGRNQSSYLESLLASFAEYFLKNYSNYLDAPDQEVSRLSETNLDTIKKMILEEISEKIMIEDMAAEIGMSKFHFLREFKKTTGETPYQFVLKVRLSEAERLLMESNSKISDIAYELGFNDQSHFTNAFRKAKGISPQSFRKSKILQTPGNRLQE, from the coding sequence GTGAAAACGAATCTAAAGTTTCTCGATGCCGATACGGGATTCCAATCCGATTGTGGTGATAGTCTTGTCATTCAAGAATCATCCGAATCCCTTGGATGGGACGGAATCGTGCTTGAAATCGGAAGTAGTCCTGAATTCTATCCGGTCAATATCTATACTCCTTATTTTTACTTTGCTTTAGATACTGGCGGCCTTCGTTGGAAGACGCGAAAGAACGGAGTCGATCTGGACCTTCATACCGAAGTCGGTCAGATTTGGATGAATCCTCCGTACGTTCCTTTTACACATTCCATAAAAGAAGAATGTCATTTTACGATCTTAGCAATCGAAGAGGATCGATTGCTCAATGCGACACGAGTTCTTTCGGAGAGGGACAAAAAATCCCTCGTATTTCTCAACACTTACAACGTTGAAGATAACGTTTTAAAACACTTTATCGAACTCTTCGTTTTAGAAATGAGAGCCAAAGGTAGAAACCAATCGTCCTATTTGGAATCTCTCTTGGCGAGCTTTGCGGAATACTTCTTAAAAAATTATTCCAACTATTTGGATGCACCGGATCAGGAGGTATCGAGACTCAGCGAAACCAATCTCGATACGATCAAAAAAATGATCTTAGAAGAAATTTCCGAAAAAATCATGATCGAGGATATGGCCGCAGAAATCGGGATGAGTAAATTTCATTTTCTCAGAGAGTTTAAAAAGACGACCGGGGAAACTCCCTATCAATTCGTTCTAAAAGTTCGTCTCTCCGAAGCGGAAAGACTCTTAATGGAATCGAATAGCAAAATTTCCGATATTGCGTATGAACTCGGTTTTAACGATCAGAGTCATTTCACCAATGCGTTTCGAAAAGCGAAAGGAATCTCTCCGCAATCGTTTCGAAAGAGCAAGATTTTACAAACTCCGGGCAATCGTTTACAAGAATAA
- a CDS encoding TetR/AcrR family transcriptional regulator produces MKAQSRKKKESGIGVRERILDTATSLFYKQGFSNTGMRQIIQESNSVAASLYDHYPSKKELGLAYLARQEEKTLSDLQGLMDRYPDMAEFLRAWVILKEKQIRHGEFFGCPFAGFASQVMDADPEYTEFLKDIVSKWTRMISDYLQKAIGSGQLKRSMDIQYVARRMLMAYHGSVTMWRMTLELRYIREMEDSLREIVEEYRIL; encoded by the coding sequence ATGAAAGCTCAATCGCGCAAAAAGAAAGAATCCGGAATCGGCGTTCGGGAAAGAATTTTGGATACGGCGACTTCTCTTTTTTACAAACAGGGGTTTTCGAATACCGGAATGAGACAGATAATTCAAGAGTCCAATTCCGTAGCCGCGAGTCTTTACGATCATTATCCATCCAAAAAAGAATTGGGCCTCGCCTATTTGGCTCGCCAGGAAGAGAAAACTCTCAGCGACCTTCAAGGTTTGATGGATCGTTATCCCGATATGGCCGAATTCTTAAGAGCCTGGGTCATCCTCAAAGAAAAGCAGATTCGTCACGGAGAATTCTTCGGATGTCCCTTTGCCGGATTTGCGAGTCAGGTGATGGACGCGGATCCGGAGTATACCGAATTCTTAAAAGATATCGTCTCGAAATGGACGAGGATGATCAGCGACTATCTACAGAAGGCGATCGGTTCCGGTCAACTCAAACGAAGCATGGACATTCAATACGTAGCTCGGAGAATGTTGATGGCTTATCACGGTTCGGTGACGATGTGGAGAATGACTTTGGAACTTCGTTACATCCGCGAAATGGAAGATTCACTCCGAGAAATCGTCGAAGAATATAGAATTCTCTGA